One window from the genome of Borrelia puertoricensis encodes:
- a CDS encoding tyrosine-type recombinase/integrase, with protein MKGKHLINCNLNLKIKELEMQNQRLSEELTLIKSKSKTRHTKKLSPPLRFYLNDKTIRLVKRAIERFKEQDPISGWFVHLLSITGCRGVEIQNVKLTDIYKETCSNGEVFYSIRVNVAKKRSNICIREVVISKSEFKSIMQAHQNYFLSKGKDTRRTYLFQKSKLKFRDNKINISEIATRFKELLIKGGFKHRKSLHILRNIFIASLKSRGYNSFEIKELMKYSSTSEIDNVYGLSSASKIQAYKDIKTSLK; from the coding sequence ATGAAAGGAAAACATTTAATTAACTGCAATCTTAACTTAAAAATTAAAGAATTAGAAATGCAAAATCAACGCTTAAGTGAAGAATTAACTTTAATTAAAAGTAAAAGCAAAACTAGACATACTAAAAAATTATCCCCACCTTTAAGATTTTATCTAAATGACAAGACAATTAGACTTGTAAAACGCGCTATAGAGAGATTTAAAGAACAAGACCCAATATCTGGATGGTTTGTACACTTACTCTCAATTACTGGTTGTAGAGGTGTTGAGATACAAAATGTAAAACTTACTGATATATATAAAGAGACGTGTAGTAATGGTGAAGTATTTTATTCTATTCGCGTTAATGTAGCTAAAAAGCGTAGCAATATCTGTATTAGAGAAGTAGTCATTAGTAAATCTGAATTTAAATCTATAATGCAAGCCCATCAAAACTATTTTTTATCTAAAGGAAAAGACACAAGACGTACATATCTATTTCAAAAAAGTAAACTTAAATTTCGTGACAATAAAATTAACATAAGTGAGATCGCAACTAGGTTTAAGGAATTACTCATTAAGGGAGGATTTAAACATCGCAAATCTTTGCATATACTTCGTAATATATTTATAGCATCACTAAAGTCTAGAGGATATAATTCATTTGAAATTAAAGAACTTATGAAATATTCATCTACTTCTGAGATTGATAATGTTTATGGTCTCTCAAGTGCAAGTAAAATACAGGCTTACAAAGATATCAAAACTAGCTTGAA